A part of Rhodamnia argentea isolate NSW1041297 chromosome 8, ASM2092103v1, whole genome shotgun sequence genomic DNA contains:
- the LOC115738256 gene encoding 17.8 kDa class I heat shock protein-like, with the protein MSMIPSFFGGRRSGIFDPFSLDVWDPLEGFGVAPAAQPSGGDRQATAIANARIDWKETPEAHVFKVDLPGLNKAEVKVEVEDGRVLQISGERRREKEEKTDKWHRVERSTGRFMRRFRLPENVKLDEVRANMENGVLTVVVPTVEERKPEVKAIDIGGGEPERQRIAG; encoded by the coding sequence ATGTCGATGATCCCGAGTTTCTTCGGCGGGCGCCGGAGCGGCATCTTCGACCCCTTCTCCCTCGACGTTTGGGACCCCCTCGAGGGCTTCGGCGTCGCCCCTGCCGCCCAACCGTCCGGCGGGGACCGGCAGGCCACGGCCATAGCGAACGCGCGGATCGACTGGAAGGAGACCCCGGAGGCGCACGTGTTCAAGGTGGACCTGCCGGGGCTGAACAAGGCGGAGGtgaaggtggaggtggaggacgGGAGGGTGCTGCAGATCAGCGGGGAGAGGCGCagggagaaggaggagaagacgGACAAGTGGCACCGCGTGGAGCGGAGCACCGGGCGGTTCATGCGGCGGTTCAGGCTGCCGGAGAACGTGAAGCTGGACGAGGTGCGGGCCAACATGGAGAACGGGGTGCTCACGGTGGTCGTCCCTACGGTGGAGGAGAGGAAGCCCGAGGTCAAGGCCATCGACATCGGCGGCGGAGAGCCGGAGAGACAGAGGATTGCCGGTTGA
- the LOC125316177 gene encoding 7-deoxyloganetic acid glucosyl transferase-like: MDPSPPPPPPPHVVIFPLAAQGHVNPMLKLAELLALSGLHITFINTEHIHHRLLQHAEVQARFDAYPYFRFKTISDGLPMDHPRPGDYFTTTFNHIKSITKPLFEELVAAPGQPVTCIIADGIFTFTIDIARDLGVPIIAFRTISASSFWAYFCIPRMIENGDLPIKGDEDMDHIVTSVPGMEDILRCRDLPSFCRVSDLSDWLLQYVTTQTLQTTRARALILNSFDQLEGPAISQIRTHIPNLYTIGPLHSHLKSRLSSSPSSPPPPSASNSLWEVERSCISWLDEQPPKSVIYVSFGSITTLNRHDFGEFWQGLVNSGRRFLWVVRPDSLAESCPGAVQEELREATAERGCVVGWAPQEEVLQHGAVAAFLTHSGWNSTLESVVAGKPMLCWPFLADQQVNSRLVSHAWKLGLDMKDVCDREVVERMVNGVMGERKEEFAAAGAVLARRAREAVGEGGSSWDNLDRLIEDIRSMKTGS, from the exons ATGGATCcatcgcctcctcctcctcctcctcctcatgtCGTCATCTTTCCTTTAGCTGCTCAAGGCCATGTCAACCCCATGCTCAAGCTTGCCGAGCTCCTCGCCCTGTCCGGTCTCCACATCACCTTCATCAACACCGAGCACATCCACCATCGCCTCCTCCAGCATGCCGAAGTCCAAGCTCGTTTCGATGCCTACCCGTACTTCCGATTCAAGACCATATCGGACGGCCTCCCGATGGACCACCCGAGGCCTGGTGACTACTTCACGACCACATTCAATCACATCAAGAGCATAACCAAACCACTCTTCGAAGAGTTGGTGGCCGCTCCTGGTCAGCCGGTGACATGTATCATTGCGGACGGGATCTTCACCTTCACCATCGATATCGCTCGAGACCTCGGAGTTCCCATCATTGCGTTCCGCACGATCAGCGCGAGTTCCTTTTGGGCTTATTTCTGTATTCCACGCATGATTGAGAATGGAGATCTCCCCATCAAAG GAGACGAAGACATGGACCATATCGTGACGAGCGTGCCAGGCATGGAGGACATCCTCCGGTGCCGAGACCTGCCGAGTTTCTGCCGAGTCTCCGACCTCTCCGACTGGCTCCTCCAGTACGTGACGACTCAGACCCTCCAGACCACCCGAGCCCGAGCCCTCATCCTCAACAGCTTCGACCAACTGGAGGGCCCCGCCATTTCCCAAATTCGAACCCACATCCCAAACCTCTACACGATCGGTCCTCTCCACTCACACCTCAAATCAAGACtgtcgtcgtcgccgtcgtccCCACCACCGCCGTCTGCAAGCAACAGTCTGTGGGAAGTCGAACGTAGTTGCATCTCGTGGCTCGACGAGCAACCTCCGAAGTCGGTCATCTACGTGAGCTTCGGGAGCATCACGACCCTCAACAGACACGACTTTGGGGAGTTCTGGCAAGGCCTCGTGAACAGCGGGAGGCGCTTCCTGTGGGTCGTGCGGCCAGATTCCCTCGCCGAAAGCTGCCCCGGCGCCGTCCAGGAGGAGCTGAGGGAGGCGACGGCGGAGAGGGGGTGTGTCGTGGGGTGGGCCCCGCAGGAGGAGGTCCTGCAGCACGGTGCCGTCGCGGCGTTCCTAACGCACAGCGGGTGGAACTCGACGCTGGAGAGCGTGGTCGCAGGGAAGCCAATGCTGTGCTGGCCGTTCTTGGCGGACCAGCAGGTGAACAGCCGGCTCGTGAGCCACGCGTGGAAGCTGGGGCTCGACATGAAGGACGTATGCGACCGGGAGGTGGTGGAGAGGATGGTCAACGGAGTGATGggggagaggaaggaggaaTTCGCGGCGGCGGGCGCCGTCCTGGCGAGGAGGGCGAGGGAGGCAGTGGGCGAAGGTGGGTCCTCGTGGGATAATCTGGACCGTTTGATTGAGGACATAAGATCCATGAAGACGGGTAGCTGA